In a genomic window of Zerene cesonia ecotype Mississippi chromosome Z, Zerene_cesonia_1.1, whole genome shotgun sequence:
- the LOC119835686 gene encoding peptidoglycan-recognition protein SC2-like isoform X2 yields the protein MWTERDNGNDAIACNGPGTANPVVLMDDRILAAASSSMAASTPQVSNLNVNKSSRVHIGPKFVSVTQNVQNAEMIKGRILGLELVSTKHARRIRCSVAVFVCWALLVACGLAIYLIYIALATQQVRLDIGLTEPWYHRRGDWQAMPEYRLDFLALPLSYVIIGHSATRHCNQKFSCIELMISIQQDHLRWGLLDIGPNYLVGGNGFVFEGRGANIQGAMVASWNRKSITVMFLGNYVRDMPDDEQFDNVNKLLERLVNVGVLRSDYTVFGQCQVQPLTVPPGRNIMASIEKLTNWNSANVSGCLRG from the exons ATGTGGACGGAAAGAGACAATGGTAACGATGCAATTGCGTGTAATGGACCAGGGACGGCGAACCCCGTGGTCCTCATGGACGATCGCATCCTCGCCGCCGCCAGCTCAAGCATGGCCGCTTCAACACCCCAAGTTTCCAACCTAAACGTCAACAAGTCATCCAGGGTGCATATCGGCCCAAAGTTTGTCTCCGTAACGCAAAATGTTCAAAATGCGGAAATGATCAAAG GCCGTATTCTTGGCCTCGAATTGGTGTCTACAAAGCATGCGCGCAGGATACGATGCAGCGTCGCAGTCTTCGTATGTTGGGCTTTACTTGTCGCTTGTGGGCTGGCAATCTACCTCATCTACATAGCCCTTGCCACTCAGCAAGTTCGCCTAGACATAG GTCTTACGGAACCCTGGTATCATCGTAGAGGAGACTGGCAAGCTATGCCTGAATATAGACTAGATTTCCTTGCCCTCCCCTTGTCCTACGTAATAATCGGGCATTCTGCTACACGCCACTGCAACCAGAAGTTCTCGTGTATTGAACTTATGATTTCTATTCAGCAAGATCACTTAAGATGGGGCTTGTTAGATATTGGTCCTAATTATCTAGTGGGGGGGAATGGTTTTGTGTTTGAGGGTAGGGGGGCAAATATTCAAGGTGCAATGGTGGCTTCTTGGAATAGGAAGAGTATTACTGTAATGTTTTTAGGAAACTACGTAAGAGATATGCCTGATGATGAACAATTTGATAATGTAAACAAACTGCTCGAGAGGTTAGTCAATGTAGGTGTGTTAAGATCCGACTATACTGTATTTGGACAATGCCAAGTTCAACC